In Geobacter sp., a single window of DNA contains:
- the flgA gene encoding flagellar basal body P-ring formation protein FlgA: MKSLTRIAICMLFLAFFCSEACAVPSGQVVKADAVRQVLTDYIKNRTASLGLEVNVKRIGYGGDLSLPAGQVDYEVVAPQQWEGWGSANLALIVRVNGQVKRNLPIKVEVEALTEMVVTTRQLERGQVIAASDVALQKRDLATAGGKICNNIAEVVGMRLKNTIRGNVPLRGDQLEKIPIVKNGQLVTILLENDSLRITATGRCKGTGGAGDLVIVQNMSSKKEIPARIVDAGMVRVEF, encoded by the coding sequence ATGAAAAGTCTGACTCGAATCGCAATCTGCATGCTCTTCCTGGCGTTCTTCTGCAGCGAGGCATGTGCTGTCCCCTCCGGACAGGTGGTCAAGGCTGATGCGGTGCGTCAGGTGCTGACGGACTACATCAAGAACCGGACTGCGTCGCTTGGCCTCGAGGTCAACGTCAAAAGGATTGGCTATGGGGGAGACCTCTCCCTTCCGGCCGGACAGGTAGACTATGAGGTGGTTGCTCCCCAGCAGTGGGAAGGATGGGGGAGCGCTAATCTCGCACTAATCGTGCGGGTGAATGGGCAGGTGAAGCGAAACCTGCCGATAAAAGTCGAGGTCGAGGCTTTGACGGAGATGGTTGTTACCACCCGGCAACTGGAGCGGGGCCAGGTGATCGCTGCATCAGATGTGGCGCTGCAGAAGCGCGATCTGGCAACTGCTGGGGGAAAGATCTGCAACAACATCGCTGAGGTCGTCGGGATGCGATTGAAGAATACCATCCGCGGGAATGTGCCGTTGCGTGGCGACCAGCTGGAAAAGATCCCCATTGTCAAGAATGGCCAACTAGTCACCATACTACTGGAGAACGATTCATTGCGAATAACTGCAACAGGTCGCTGTAAAGGGACAGGTGGGGCCGGCGACTTGGTGATCGTGCAAAACATGTCCTCCAAAAAAGAGATACCCGCCAGAATTGTCGATGCCGGAATGGTCAGGGTAGAGTTCTAG
- the flgK gene encoding flagellar hook-associated protein FlgK, with translation MGIENIMNIGATGINVNRLAIEVTSENIANVNTDGYSRQHTILETGPTTLANGFPLGSGVKLAAVQRSYDGLLQLQLVNNTSTYNQSLSRQTALQQLEPLFNELTSDGLNDSMQQFFNAWQDLSVNPQGIPERQAVLTRAQIMVDNFQQVSSGLTDTQKTVNDMLTGITADISDKAKNIATLNSQISQAEQSGANANELRDQRDLLIRQLSEDVGVSYFEAQDGTVSVSLPGGEELVTGYLYRTVYPSSSATSAIMITPLGNPPPSSDSTTGTDITATVGGANNSLGKIGGILEVRDSVIPGYLDKLNELANAVAREVNTLHETGYGLNGSTGNDLFTVSSTTLAGTTTGSSNVISNIDTTGLSVGMAVSGPGIPAGTIITATPYSSPPAAAHSITLSAATTSANTNANYIFSGVNSATLSVAITDLNDLAASSTDPASSSGGAGNNENALSIAQIWETSLTFSSGSTSLGGFYNAFTSTVGVDLQSVNNEVSQGEAFLKQLDNLRESNSGVSLDEELTNLIKYQRAFQGCSKVLNTATEMLDTVLDMVR, from the coding sequence ATGGGGATTGAAAATATCATGAACATAGGGGCTACCGGGATAAATGTAAACCGGCTGGCCATCGAAGTGACCAGTGAAAATATTGCCAATGTCAATACGGACGGGTATTCGCGTCAGCATACCATTCTGGAGACAGGACCCACGACGTTGGCAAATGGCTTTCCCTTGGGATCGGGTGTGAAACTTGCGGCGGTGCAACGTTCCTATGACGGCCTGCTGCAACTCCAGCTGGTGAACAACACCAGTACGTATAACCAGAGCCTTTCCCGGCAGACAGCACTTCAGCAGCTCGAACCTCTGTTCAATGAGCTGACGTCCGATGGTTTGAATGATTCCATGCAACAGTTTTTCAATGCCTGGCAGGATCTCTCCGTGAACCCCCAGGGGATTCCCGAACGGCAGGCAGTGTTGACCCGTGCCCAGATCATGGTGGACAACTTCCAGCAGGTCAGCTCCGGGCTTACCGATACGCAAAAAACCGTCAATGACATGCTAACCGGCATAACAGCCGATATCAGCGATAAAGCCAAAAATATTGCCACCCTCAACAGCCAGATCTCCCAGGCTGAACAGTCGGGTGCCAATGCCAATGAATTGCGCGACCAACGGGATCTGCTCATCAGGCAGTTGTCAGAAGATGTCGGGGTCAGTTACTTCGAGGCACAGGATGGGACTGTCTCCGTCTCGCTGCCCGGGGGAGAAGAGCTGGTTACCGGCTATCTCTATCGCACGGTTTACCCGTCGTCTTCCGCTACCTCTGCAATCATGATCACGCCGCTGGGCAATCCACCACCGTCGTCAGATTCGACAACAGGGACGGACATCACCGCCACAGTGGGTGGGGCGAACAATTCGCTGGGGAAGATCGGTGGGATTCTGGAGGTGAGGGACTCCGTCATCCCCGGATATCTGGACAAGCTGAACGAACTGGCCAATGCCGTGGCCAGGGAGGTCAATACGCTGCACGAGACAGGTTATGGTCTGAACGGGTCTACCGGCAACGATCTCTTCACCGTGTCGTCTACCACGTTGGCAGGTACGACTACCGGCAGCAGTAACGTTATCAGCAATATCGATACAACTGGCCTGTCCGTCGGGATGGCTGTTTCTGGTCCGGGAATACCTGCGGGTACGATCATAACCGCAACTCCGTACTCATCACCCCCGGCTGCCGCACATTCAATCACCCTTTCGGCAGCAACTACCTCGGCAAACACCAATGCCAATTACATCTTCTCCGGTGTTAACAGTGCCACCCTTTCGGTCGCTATCACCGATCTGAACGATCTTGCTGCGTCGTCCACCGATCCCGCCAGCTCCAGTGGAGGGGCGGGCAACAATGAAAACGCCTTGTCCATTGCACAGATATGGGAAACATCCCTTACCTTTTCCAGTGGGTCCACATCACTGGGCGGTTTCTATAATGCGTTCACCAGTACCGTAGGTGTAGATCTGCAGAGCGTCAATAATGAGGTCTCACAGGGGGAGGCGTTTCTCAAGCAGTTGGACAATCTGCGCGAGTCCAACTCCGGTGTTTCGCTGGACGAGGAATTGACTAATCTCATCAAATACCAGAGAGCCTTTCAGGGGTGTTCCAAGGTCTTGAACACAGCCACAGAGATGCTGGATACCGTTCTCGACATGGTTAGATAG
- a CDS encoding FliA/WhiG family RNA polymerase sigma factor, with protein MNCLLKAYEEEAQRAANVNRDDLIVSHLPLVKFLVGKIASQLPPHLDREDLMSAAVIGLITAAERFDPMRGVQFKTFVEQRIRGTIMDELRSQDWLTRSLREKFKRLEREFAKLEQQLGRNPTSEEVAKAMQMDLEDYFRLLEEVHFLSVVSLDDSWEDEEGSPFGLLDVLEDERVVNPQNQLMARQTVDGLAEAIEGLPEKERIVVTLYYYEELNLKEIGAVLSLTESRICQLHSQAIMRLRAKMKSYR; from the coding sequence ATGAACTGCCTTCTCAAAGCATATGAAGAGGAAGCACAGCGGGCTGCCAATGTAAACCGTGACGATCTGATCGTCTCCCATCTGCCGCTGGTGAAGTTCCTGGTGGGGAAGATTGCCTCACAGCTCCCTCCGCATCTTGACCGCGAGGACCTGATGAGTGCGGCAGTCATTGGTCTCATCACTGCGGCAGAGCGGTTCGACCCGATGCGGGGGGTGCAGTTCAAGACCTTTGTCGAGCAGCGTATCCGTGGCACCATCATGGACGAACTCCGCTCCCAGGACTGGCTGACCAGATCTCTGCGCGAGAAGTTCAAACGCCTGGAACGCGAGTTTGCCAAATTGGAGCAGCAACTGGGACGCAACCCGACCAGCGAGGAAGTTGCCAAGGCCATGCAGATGGATCTGGAAGACTACTTCCGCCTGTTGGAGGAGGTGCATTTCCTTTCAGTGGTGAGCCTTGACGATTCCTGGGAAGATGAGGAGGGAAGTCCCTTCGGCCTGCTGGATGTCCTTGAGGATGAGCGGGTGGTAAACCCGCAGAACCAGCTGATGGCCCGGCAGACGGTCGACGGTCTGGCAGAGGCCATTGAAGGGCTGCCGGAGAAAGAGCGGATTGTGGTCACCCTCTACTATTATGAGGAACTCAATCTGAAAGAGATCGGCGCTGTCCTGAGTCTCACCGAGTCGCGGATATGCCAGCTGCACAGTCAGGCGATCATGCGGCTGCGGGCAAAAATGAAGAGCTACCGTTAG
- the flgF gene encoding flagellar basal-body rod protein FlgF, translated as MNSGLYAALTGNINAMKRLDVVSNNLANANTPGFKKDRLTFESVLNGANGGTQSPAGVDAGPVYSGDRFYTDYSVGPMQQTGNPLDLAIEGDGFFSVTSPQGTAYTRQGNFHLDAAGRLLTSDGYPLSPEVVIPENATQITVGSDGTVSAYLPGESTPTTVGMLQVVDFPKPYALQKIGSALFVPADPQVVPQPVTTASVSQGAIEGSNVNTIGEMVQMIEASRYFDACQRAVKSFDDMTGKAVNDLGKV; from the coding sequence ATGAATAGTGGCCTGTATGCGGCGCTGACCGGCAACATTAATGCCATGAAAAGGCTGGATGTGGTCTCCAACAACCTGGCCAACGCCAATACCCCCGGGTTCAAGAAGGACCGCTTGACCTTTGAAAGCGTACTGAACGGGGCGAATGGCGGCACACAGTCTCCCGCAGGTGTTGACGCCGGTCCGGTCTACAGCGGCGACCGCTTTTATACGGACTACTCGGTGGGGCCGATGCAACAGACCGGTAATCCGCTCGATCTGGCCATCGAAGGGGACGGATTCTTCTCCGTAACCTCACCGCAGGGGACGGCATATACGCGGCAGGGCAATTTCCATCTGGATGCAGCCGGCCGGCTCCTGACCTCCGACGGGTATCCCCTCAGCCCGGAGGTCGTGATCCCGGAAAATGCCACTCAAATAACGGTTGGCAGTGATGGTACGGTCTCTGCCTATCTACCGGGGGAATCCACGCCGACTACTGTCGGGATGCTGCAGGTTGTCGATTTCCCGAAGCCGTACGCCCTGCAGAAGATCGGCAGCGCACTGTTTGTCCCCGCAGATCCCCAGGTGGTTCCGCAACCGGTTACCACTGCAAGCGTCAGTCAGGGTGCCATTGAGGGATCGAATGTGAATACCATTGGTGAAATGGTGCAGATGATCGAGGCATCCCGTTACTTCGATGCCTGCCAACGGGCGGTAAAGAGTTTTGACGACATGACCGGCAAGGCGGTCAATGATCTCGGCAAGGTTTAA
- a CDS encoding rod-binding protein gives MAGIEQNFKKKEVLKPGAELDEKTRASARKVAREFEAVFTGFMLKSMRETVGKDTLTGGGRGEEVYRSLLDQEYALTVAQQGSLGLANTIEKQILEDASRRTVKIHKDTSGSR, from the coding sequence ATGGCTGGCATAGAGCAGAATTTCAAAAAGAAAGAAGTGCTCAAGCCGGGAGCGGAGCTGGACGAAAAGACACGCGCGTCTGCCCGCAAGGTTGCCAGGGAGTTCGAGGCGGTGTTCACCGGTTTTATGCTCAAATCCATGCGTGAAACCGTGGGGAAAGACACTCTCACCGGAGGTGGGCGAGGGGAAGAGGTCTACCGGTCGCTACTCGATCAAGAGTATGCCCTTACCGTTGCTCAGCAGGGTTCCCTGGGTCTTGCCAACACCATCGAGAAACAGATCCTTGAGGATGCCAGCCGCAGGACTGTGAAGATACACAAAGATACGTCGGGTTCGCGATGA
- the flgG gene encoding flagellar basal-body rod protein FlgG, with product MIRALWTAASGMQAQQLNIDVVSNNLANVNTSGFKKSRADFQDLMYQNLKTTGAPSTSSTQIPSGIQIGLGAKPASVTKIFTAGNINQTGNELDIAIEGEGFYQIQMPDGTTAYTRSGTFKKDSEGRVVTSDGYPMLPEIVIPNNATQVTIGNDGTVSVLQSGQNTPTTVGTIQLATFSNPTGLSSIGKNLYLNTDASGEATTGTAGQNGVGTLAQGFLEMSNVSVMEEMVNMIIGQRAYEVNSKAVQAADEMLQQANNLRR from the coding sequence ATGATTCGTGCATTGTGGACGGCTGCTTCAGGGATGCAGGCACAGCAGCTCAACATTGACGTGGTTTCCAATAACCTGGCCAACGTCAATACTTCCGGATTCAAAAAGAGCCGAGCCGATTTTCAGGATCTGATGTACCAGAATCTGAAGACCACCGGCGCTCCGTCGACCAGCTCCACGCAGATACCATCAGGCATCCAGATCGGCCTGGGGGCAAAGCCTGCGTCAGTGACCAAGATCTTCACTGCCGGCAATATCAACCAGACTGGCAACGAGCTCGATATCGCCATCGAGGGGGAAGGTTTCTACCAGATACAGATGCCCGACGGCACGACCGCCTATACCCGTTCGGGAACCTTCAAGAAGGACAGCGAAGGGCGCGTGGTAACGTCCGATGGCTATCCGATGCTGCCGGAGATCGTTATTCCCAACAATGCTACCCAGGTCACGATAGGCAATGACGGGACGGTGTCGGTCCTCCAATCCGGACAGAACACGCCGACCACCGTGGGGACCATCCAGCTGGCCACCTTTTCCAACCCGACCGGGCTTTCCAGTATCGGCAAGAACCTCTACCTGAATACCGATGCCTCGGGCGAGGCAACAACCGGCACTGCCGGGCAGAATGGCGTCGGCACCCTTGCCCAGGGGTTCCTGGAGATGAGCAACGTCAGCGTCATGGAAGAGATGGTCAACATGATCATCGGCCAGCGGGCCTATGAGGTCAACTCCAAGGCGGTGCAGGCAGCCGACGAGATGCTCCAGCAGGCAAACAACCTGCGCAGATAA
- the flhF gene encoding flagellar biosynthesis protein FlhF: MLVKTFKAGDMSEALRMVKAEMGADAMILSSRKERRKGILGLFSKPFFEVTAAIDPKPTPRPNPYREKEERELTTKEEFQKSMLGPIARELRDLRDKVEKLSVRETPAPAPFQQGVAAMDGMSRTSEFGGQRVIGKEELEDLKKYLLSAIKVKDKSEAVPVVFPTQKTGNEEVKVLAVDVEGAEAILSGLAGELGAAGIEDEAVRSLLEHVRPMAETTDDREELRYSLIEAFASVIKCAGPLRMKKTGPRIIALVGPTGVGKTTTTAKLAAMYAMNKGASVALITTDNFRVGAFEQLKTYSKIMGLPLESAGTPNELTKAVEAHGEKDLIIIDTAGRSPKDQDRLEELKSLLDSGLSIETHLCVSATTKDKELSDIISRFSVLPISKLLFTKLDESESLGCIVNVHLRSKLQLSYFTNGQMVPEDIVVATPRKLANLVMRENP, translated from the coding sequence TTTCCAAGCCGTTTTTCGAGGTTACGGCCGCCATCGACCCGAAACCGACGCCACGTCCCAATCCCTACCGGGAAAAGGAGGAGCGAGAGCTTACCACCAAAGAGGAATTCCAGAAGTCGATGCTCGGGCCCATAGCCCGTGAGTTGCGCGATCTGCGGGACAAGGTGGAGAAGCTGTCCGTACGCGAAACGCCGGCACCTGCCCCGTTTCAGCAAGGCGTTGCGGCCATGGACGGGATGTCCCGCACCTCAGAATTCGGCGGTCAACGGGTTATCGGCAAAGAGGAACTGGAAGATCTGAAAAAGTACCTGCTTTCGGCCATCAAGGTGAAGGACAAGTCTGAAGCGGTCCCGGTGGTGTTCCCCACGCAAAAGACCGGAAACGAAGAAGTCAAGGTTCTTGCCGTAGACGTGGAGGGGGCAGAGGCGATCCTGTCCGGTCTTGCCGGGGAACTCGGTGCTGCCGGGATCGAGGATGAGGCGGTCAGGTCGCTGTTGGAGCATGTCCGTCCGATGGCCGAGACTACCGATGATCGTGAAGAACTGCGTTATTCTTTGATTGAGGCCTTCGCCAGCGTCATCAAGTGTGCGGGGCCGCTACGGATGAAGAAGACCGGGCCGAGGATCATCGCATTGGTCGGCCCGACCGGCGTCGGCAAGACAACGACGACAGCAAAGCTCGCCGCCATGTATGCCATGAACAAGGGGGCAAGCGTGGCACTGATTACGACCGACAACTTCCGGGTGGGGGCCTTCGAGCAGCTGAAAACCTATTCCAAGATCATGGGCTTGCCTCTGGAGAGCGCCGGAACGCCCAATGAGCTGACAAAAGCAGTTGAAGCCCATGGGGAAAAGGATCTGATCATTATCGATACGGCCGGTAGAAGTCCGAAGGATCAGGATCGTCTTGAAGAACTCAAGTCGCTGCTTGATTCCGGCCTCAGTATTGAGACGCATCTCTGCGTTTCGGCAACCACCAAGGACAAGGAACTTTCCGATATCATCTCCCGCTTCAGCGTCCTGCCCATCTCCAAGCTTCTGTTTACCAAGCTGGACGAGAGCGAAAGTCTGGGATGTATCGTCAATGTCCATCTACGCAGCAAATTGCAGCTCTCCTACTTCACCAACGGACAGATGGTCCCCGAGGATATTGTGGTGGCCACTCCACGTAAACTGGCAAATCTTGTCATGAGGGAGAACCCCTAA
- a CDS encoding AAA family ATPase produces the protein MNIMSSRPDQADSLRQLARSLSGRKRIQHQAQKADAAGRGVRVISVTSGKGGVGKSNVVANLAIALSQLGRRVLLIDADLGVGNIDVLLGLSPHYTLNNVLSGEKRLKDIIVTGPAGIKLVPAGSGVQEYTSLGIHERIRLLDELDQLEEEFDVVIIDTEAGISENVTYFNTAAQEIVVVVSPEPTSITDVYALIKLLATRYDERRFKVLVNMVRDSRDALEVFARLSHVTSRFLDISLDYLGCVLWDERLVESVKRQRAVLDLFPESKSARCFSGLARLMNDHVGSARVKGNIQFLFRRNFAPIYGRESL, from the coding sequence ATGAACATCATGAGCAGCCGACCGGACCAGGCCGATTCATTGCGGCAATTGGCCAGGTCACTGAGCGGCAGGAAAAGGATCCAGCACCAGGCACAGAAGGCGGATGCCGCAGGACGCGGTGTGCGTGTCATTTCCGTGACCAGTGGAAAGGGAGGGGTCGGCAAGAGTAACGTCGTTGCCAACCTGGCCATTGCTCTTTCACAGCTGGGACGGCGGGTGCTGCTGATCGATGCGGACCTGGGGGTAGGGAATATCGATGTGCTGCTGGGGTTGTCGCCGCACTATACCCTCAATAACGTCCTCTCCGGGGAAAAGCGTCTGAAGGACATCATCGTTACAGGGCCGGCGGGAATCAAGCTGGTTCCTGCCGGATCAGGGGTACAGGAGTATACCAGCCTCGGCATCCATGAACGGATACGTCTTCTGGATGAACTGGACCAATTGGAAGAGGAGTTCGACGTCGTCATCATCGATACCGAAGCCGGCATCTCTGAGAATGTTACCTACTTCAACACCGCGGCGCAGGAGATCGTGGTGGTCGTCTCTCCCGAACCGACCTCCATCACCGATGTCTACGCCTTGATCAAGCTCCTGGCGACCAGATACGACGAGCGCCGCTTCAAGGTCCTGGTGAATATGGTTCGTGACAGTCGGGATGCCCTGGAGGTGTTTGCCCGGCTTTCTCATGTTACCAGCCGCTTCCTTGACATCTCGCTCGATTATCTTGGTTGTGTCCTCTGGGATGAAAGGCTGGTGGAGTCGGTAAAGCGCCAACGCGCCGTGCTCGATCTTTTTCCAGAGTCAAAGTCTGCCCGATGTTTTTCCGGTCTTGCCCGTTTGATGAATGACCATGTCGGTTCGGCCCGGGTCAAGGGGAACATCCAGTTCCTCTTCCGGCGCAATTTCGCACCGATCTATGGCAGGGAGAGCCTATGA
- the flgI gene encoding flagellar basal body P-ring protein FlgI, whose protein sequence is MKQILYAIIAAIVLFSPDFAHAIRIKEIASFDGVRDNQLIGYGLVVGLNGTGDGNQVKFQVQSLVNALERMGVTINRADVTVKNVAAVMVTATLPPYSKQGMKIDVLVSSMGDAKSIAGGTLLMTPLKGADGQVYAVAQGAVSTNSFSYGGQAAAAQKNHPTSGRVPEGALVERELPNVLKERAQLKLNLQQPDFTTAARITAAINEKFNAQVATSADAGSVVLTIPPAYEGRTVEFIAAMERLDVRPDGVAKVVLNERTGTIVMGENVRLSSVAVSHGNLTLLIRETPQVSQPSPLSKTGETVVVPRTQLKVSEEAGGLALVREGASIGEVIRALNALGVTPRDLIGIMQAIRAAGALQAELVII, encoded by the coding sequence ATGAAACAGATACTTTACGCAATCATTGCAGCCATTGTCCTGTTCAGTCCTGATTTTGCCCACGCCATAAGGATCAAGGAGATAGCATCCTTCGACGGGGTCAGGGACAACCAGTTGATCGGCTATGGTCTCGTGGTTGGCCTGAATGGTACCGGCGACGGCAACCAGGTGAAGTTTCAGGTGCAATCTCTGGTCAACGCCCTGGAGCGGATGGGGGTAACCATCAACCGTGCTGATGTGACGGTGAAAAACGTTGCGGCTGTGATGGTCACTGCAACATTGCCCCCCTATTCCAAGCAAGGGATGAAGATAGATGTCCTGGTTTCTTCCATGGGCGATGCCAAGAGCATTGCCGGTGGGACTCTGCTGATGACCCCGCTGAAAGGGGCTGATGGACAGGTATATGCGGTTGCCCAGGGTGCTGTGAGTACCAATTCCTTCTCGTATGGAGGCCAGGCTGCTGCCGCACAGAAGAACCATCCCACGTCCGGCAGAGTTCCGGAGGGTGCCCTGGTTGAGCGCGAACTGCCCAATGTGCTGAAGGAACGTGCCCAGCTCAAACTCAATCTGCAGCAGCCGGATTTTACGACTGCAGCGCGGATCACCGCAGCCATCAACGAGAAATTCAATGCCCAAGTTGCCACGAGTGCCGATGCCGGTTCGGTTGTTCTCACCATACCCCCTGCCTATGAGGGACGTACGGTTGAATTCATCGCTGCCATGGAGCGTCTTGATGTTCGCCCTGATGGCGTTGCCAAGGTGGTCCTCAACGAACGGACCGGGACCATTGTCATGGGAGAGAACGTACGGCTTTCTTCGGTGGCGGTATCCCATGGGAATCTCACTCTGCTTATCCGTGAGACGCCGCAGGTTTCTCAGCCGTCCCCTTTGAGCAAAACAGGCGAAACCGTAGTGGTGCCGCGGACGCAGCTGAAGGTTTCCGAAGAGGCAGGAGGATTGGCCTTGGTGCGCGAAGGTGCAAGTATCGGAGAGGTTATCAGGGCATTGAATGCCCTGGGTGTCACCCCTCGCGACCTGATCGGCATCATGCAGGCGATCAGGGCTGCGGGTGCGCTACAGGCCGAACTGGTCATCATCTAA
- a CDS encoding flagellar biosynthesis protein FlgH has translation MMNKSVLLLFLLLSACSFQKADVRTPAFDEQLAVPKPNYSNGSIWQASSAGLAEDFKARRKGDTLTILITEQASASKEASTATGRDSSVAAGVPNLLGLETNMTGVRNWMDLSKLINASASSKFDGSGSTTRKENLNATITAKVVEVLPNGNFLIEGRRNVKVNNEDQVILIEGTVRPKDISADNVVNSGFVADARITYSGKGIISDRQSPGWLMNIIDKVWPF, from the coding sequence ATGATGAACAAATCAGTGTTGTTGCTTTTCCTGCTTCTGTCTGCCTGCAGCTTCCAGAAGGCAGATGTCAGAACCCCTGCCTTTGATGAGCAACTCGCAGTTCCCAAACCGAATTACAGTAACGGTTCGATCTGGCAGGCATCGTCTGCGGGGCTGGCAGAGGACTTCAAGGCGAGGAGGAAAGGGGATACCCTCACTATCCTCATTACGGAGCAGGCAAGCGCCAGCAAAGAGGCAAGCACTGCAACCGGTCGGGATAGCAGCGTGGCCGCTGGTGTGCCGAATCTCCTCGGTCTTGAGACCAATATGACCGGGGTCAGGAACTGGATGGATCTCTCCAAGCTGATCAATGCCAGTGCCAGTTCCAAATTCGATGGCTCAGGATCGACCACCCGGAAAGAAAATCTTAATGCCACCATAACGGCAAAGGTGGTTGAGGTGCTTCCCAACGGAAACTTCCTGATCGAGGGGCGGCGAAACGTCAAGGTCAACAATGAGGACCAGGTGATTCTGATTGAGGGGACGGTGCGGCCCAAGGATATCAGTGCCGACAATGTGGTGAACTCCGGTTTTGTTGCGGATGCACGGATTACCTACAGCGGCAAGGGAATTATCAGCGATCGGCAGAGCCCTGGCTGGTTGATGAACATAATCGATAAGGTCTGGCCATTCTGA